Part of the Virgibacillus necropolis genome, TTTCAAGCAGTGATTGAAGCCTATTTAAACAATGGTGGAACGCTAAGCGGAAGGGTGTTGGATGCTTTGTATGGTAGTTTTGGTGGCATGTTGGGATGGCTTGAATACAATATGCGTCGTTCCTTAGATAAAGATGTATTCACTATGGAAGAGAGGGAACTGGGACATAAAGAGGTACTACATACTATTCGTGACCTCAAAAAATTAAATGAAGCCGTGTCTGATTATTTCCAGTGGATTGAAGATGTATCTTAAAAACGGCCAACTATTGATTAAGTAGTGTTCAATTAACGGGCGCATTTCCTGAATAAGGATTTGCGTCCTAACTTTTGAAAAGAGCCATTTAGTTGAAGATGATTAAAAAGAACTCCCTGCTATTTAACTATATATTGTGTTATAATTCTATAGATTTAACTATATACAGATGGATGAAGGGGTGAGTTCTTAGATGGAAGCAAAAGAATTTCAAAAATGGATTGCAGAATACTACAAATCGAGAGGTTGGGCTGATTTAGATATTTTTGTACGTATCGCCTTTTTATTAGAAGAGACAGGAGAAGTGGCGAGAGCAATTAGAGCCCTTGAAATAGGACGAGATCGTCCAGATGAGGATGCCAGTTCATTCAATGAGGGTAAGAAACATTTAACAGAAGAACTTGGAGATGTATTAGGTAATGTAGTTATAATTGCGAACAAATATAATATCGATTTAGAAGAAGTCTTTTTAGAACATAAAAATAAACTATCCAATAGATATCGTTAAGTAGTTGAATAAGGAGTAGAGGTGATTGCAATGGAAACCAAAAATCTTGCTGTATTCTGTGGTTCGAGTACAGGTACAGACAGTATTTATATTGAAAATGCAGAAAAGCTTGGAGAAGAATTAGCGAATAGAAATAGGATTTTGATTTATGGAGGAGCTCAAGTTGGATGTATGGGTGCTTTGGCTGATACATCTCTACGCAATGGGGGTAGTGTAGTGGGTGTGATTCCTAAAAAATTAAAGGATGTGGAAATCGCTCATGAGCAATTAACGGAACTTCATGTAGTTGAAACAATGCACGAACGCAAATCGAAAATGGCAGAGTTAGCCGATGGATTTGTCGCTCTGCCAGGAGGTGCAGGAACATTAGAAGAGTGGTTTGAAGTGTTTACTTGGTCACAGTTGGGTTATCACGCAAAGCCATGTGGATTATTAAACGTAAATGGCTTTTTCAACCCGTTAATCGCGATGTTAGACCATACGATTGAACAGGGTTTTATGAATAAAAATTACCGAGAAATGATACTTGTTGCTTCTGATCCTAAAGAGTTATTGGAGAAAATGGATTCTTATAGTCCAAGTTACACAGCAAAATGGACTTAATCGATAAGACTTACACTTCAACTAAAGGGAGCATTTCTGAAATAAGGATTGCGTCCGTTTGCACATTCTGGGGTCATTTAAGAAAACAAAAAAGAATTTTCATATTAATAACCGAACTTTAATATATATGTGAAAAATTGAGGAGGGTTTAATGTGAAAATAAGAAAGGCAACGATGCCTGATGCAGAAGGTATAGCTAAAGTACACGTGGATTGCTGGAGAACTACATACGCAACTATCATTCCAGATGAACACCTAAATAAGTTGTCTTATGAAAGACGAGAGGAGTTATGGAAAAACAATATTTCTAACGGTGATGTGTTTGTAGTGGAAAACGAAGCAGGTGATATTGTCGGTTTTTCATCAGGTGGTAAAGAAAGAACTGGTAAATACCCAAATTACACGGGTGAATTATATGCTATTTATATTTTAAAAGAATATCAAAAAATGGACTGGGAAAATTATTATTAAAACCAATAATAGAAGAACTACAAAGGCAAAATATTAGTTCTATGATAGTTTTAGTTCTAGAGGATAATAG contains:
- a CDS encoding LOG family protein, coding for METKNLAVFCGSSTGTDSIYIENAEKLGEELANRNRILIYGGAQVGCMGALADTSLRNGGSVVGVIPKKLKDVEIAHEQLTELHVVETMHERKSKMAELADGFVALPGGAGTLEEWFEVFTWSQLGYHAKPCGLLNVNGFFNPLIAMLDHTIEQGFMNKNYREMILVASDPKELLEKMDSYSPSYTAKWT
- a CDS encoding GNAT family N-acetyltransferase: MKIRKATMPDAEGIAKVHVDCWRTTYATIIPDEHLNKLSYERREELWKNNISNGDVFVVENEAGDIVGFSSGGKERTGKYPNYTGELYAIYILKEYQKMDWENYY
- a CDS encoding MazG nucleotide pyrophosphohydrolase domain-containing protein translates to MEAKEFQKWIAEYYKSRGWADLDIFVRIAFLLEETGEVARAIRALEIGRDRPDEDASSFNEGKKHLTEELGDVLGNVVIIANKYNIDLEEVFLEHKNKLSNRYR